A region of Limisphaera ngatamarikiensis DNA encodes the following proteins:
- a CDS encoding thiol-disulfide oxidoreductase DCC family protein, translating to MPNPSRGRPRPGPGEWGAVASSAGSRGWIIYDGQCPSCRGWAARWGPIWTRRGFVLAAFHEAWVRHVPQLEVCGEPDEMKLLLPDGRCLGGVDALGYLCRRVWWLWPVGLLLGIPGLRALSGVVYRMWARHRFRDTVACELHPPERPGAVEPIRPQGPSEGKTVPPPDRSPGLAAPG from the coding sequence ATGCCCAATCCCTCGCGCGGCCGGCCCCGGCCAGGTCCGGGGGAGTGGGGCGCCGTTGCGTCCAGTGCGGGATCCCGTGGATGGATCATTTATGACGGACAATGCCCGAGCTGCCGTGGTTGGGCCGCCCGTTGGGGGCCGATTTGGACCCGGCGCGGCTTCGTCCTGGCTGCATTCCACGAGGCTTGGGTACGCCACGTCCCGCAACTGGAAGTTTGCGGAGAACCCGACGAAATGAAACTCCTCCTGCCCGATGGCCGCTGCCTCGGCGGTGTGGATGCCCTGGGCTATCTCTGCCGACGCGTCTGGTGGTTATGGCCGGTCGGTCTCTTGTTGGGCATTCCCGGGCTCCGAGCTCTGAGCGGCGTCGTCTACCGGATGTGGGCCCGACACCGGTTCCGGGATACAGTCGCGTGCGAACTGCATCCGCCCGAACGCCCGGGGGCAGTGGAGCCGATCAGGCCGCAGGGGCCATCCGAGGGAAAAACCGTTCCGCCACCTGACAGGTCTCCCGGGCTAGCTGCTCCAGGGTGA
- a CDS encoding TatD family hydrolase, translating into MATFYDTHAHLADGAFASDLEAVLNRARSAGVSRIVVIATDFDDSRRCIELAEKHAELYATVGWHPNEALRAPADLRPQLRDWARHPKVVGLGETGMDAFRLPVDPARREPVLQVQERLFRQHLEVAAETGLACVIHQRAVFERTLAVYSEYAPHVRAVFHCFAESPAHLQKVLATGALVSFTGLVTFRNGQAIRETVAATPVTVFMLETDSPYLAPEPYRGRRCEPAHVVETAKTIAAVKGITLEQLARETCQVAERFFPRMAPAA; encoded by the coding sequence ATGGCGACGTTTTACGACACACACGCACATTTGGCAGACGGGGCGTTTGCCTCCGACCTTGAAGCCGTGCTGAATCGCGCCCGCTCTGCGGGCGTCAGCCGGATTGTGGTGATTGCCACGGATTTCGACGACAGCCGCCGTTGCATCGAATTGGCCGAGAAGCATGCCGAGCTGTATGCCACGGTGGGGTGGCATCCCAACGAAGCGCTGCGCGCACCTGCCGATTTGAGGCCGCAACTGCGCGATTGGGCCCGGCATCCCAAGGTGGTGGGCCTGGGCGAGACCGGGATGGACGCCTTTCGGTTGCCCGTCGACCCGGCCCGGCGCGAGCCGGTTTTGCAGGTGCAGGAGCGACTGTTCCGGCAACATCTGGAGGTGGCGGCCGAGACGGGGCTGGCATGTGTCATCCATCAGCGTGCCGTGTTTGAACGCACGCTGGCCGTGTACAGCGAATATGCCCCCCATGTGCGGGCCGTGTTCCATTGCTTTGCCGAGAGTCCGGCTCACCTGCAGAAGGTCCTGGCAACCGGCGCCCTCGTGAGTTTCACCGGGCTGGTCACGTTCCGCAACGGCCAGGCGATTCGGGAAACCGTGGCCGCCACGCCCGTGACGGTCTTCATGCTTGAAACGGATTCACCCTATTTGGCGCCGGAACCGTACCGGGGCCGGCGCTGCGAACCGGCTCACGTGGTGGAAACGGCCAAAACAATCGCCGCGGTCAAAGGGATCACCCTGGAGCAGCTAGCCCGGGAGACCTGTCAGGTGGCGGAACGGTTTTTCCCTCGGATGGCCCCTGCGGCCTGA
- a CDS encoding RluA family pseudouridine synthase yields the protein MSTTIKLSAPGSGYWEVQVLYEDDHLLAIDKPAGLLTSPDRYDPNRPNLMRLLHEGIAQRKPWAAARGLEYLANVHRLDFETSGVLLLTKDKASLTHLTRQFESGQTEKQYVALVEGAVSDEEFRVSARLAPDPARPERMCVVRKRGKESVTEFSVLERFLGYTLLQCRPLTGRTHQIRVHLAHRGCPVVGDKLYGGSPLWLSRIKVGYRLRKGETERPLLERLALHAERLVVLHPVTGQTVEIVAPWPKDLQAAVKQLRRHAPMPGSAYRPASQKAGGDL from the coding sequence ATGAGCACAACCATAAAACTTTCAGCTCCCGGGTCCGGTTATTGGGAGGTTCAGGTGCTTTACGAGGACGACCACTTGCTGGCCATTGACAAGCCGGCGGGGCTGTTGACGTCGCCCGATCGGTACGATCCCAACCGACCGAATCTGATGCGGCTGTTGCACGAGGGGATTGCCCAGAGGAAGCCGTGGGCGGCGGCTCGTGGTTTGGAATACCTGGCCAATGTGCATCGGCTGGATTTTGAGACGAGCGGGGTTTTGCTGCTGACGAAGGACAAGGCGTCGCTGACGCATCTGACCCGCCAGTTTGAGTCCGGTCAAACGGAGAAACAGTACGTGGCCCTGGTGGAAGGGGCGGTTTCGGACGAAGAGTTCCGCGTCTCGGCGCGGTTGGCGCCCGATCCTGCCCGACCCGAACGCATGTGTGTGGTCCGGAAACGGGGCAAGGAATCCGTCACGGAGTTTTCCGTGTTGGAGCGGTTTCTCGGCTACACGTTGCTGCAGTGCCGGCCCTTGACGGGCAGGACCCATCAGATCCGGGTGCATTTGGCGCATCGCGGGTGTCCGGTGGTTGGGGACAAACTGTATGGCGGTTCCCCCTTGTGGCTCTCCCGGATCAAGGTGGGGTACCGATTGAGGAAGGGCGAAACCGAGCGGCCGCTTCTGGAGCGGCTGGCGTTGCATGCGGAGCGGCTCGTGGTGTTGCATCCGGTGACCGGCCAAACCGTGGAGATTGTGGCGCCCTGGCCCAAAGACCTGCAGGCAGCGGTCAAACAGCTGCGTCGGCACGCCCCGATGCCCGGATCGGCGTACCGGCCGGCCTCTCAAAAAGCCGGGGGCGATCTGTGA
- a CDS encoding sodium:solute symporter family transporter has protein sequence MSGGFQITWLDLTIFVLFVVAVVGVGLWKSRDEKGSEDYFLAGRGLRWWLIGFSLIAANISTEQFVGMSGNAASHVGLAIASYEWMAAITLVVVAFGFLPYFLRAGIYTMPEFLEYRYNAAARTIMAVATIFIYLLLLGSVTYSGALTIQTLAAQAGYHLTLATGALIIGLIAMLYVTAGGLKACAWADLIQGSALIIGGAVIMVFAFQKLGMVTEAATVVSPETGAVAMVTLSPEAGPVERFWELNRPRMNMFLPATDNVLPWTALLLGLWIPNFYYWGLNQYITQRTLGSASLAQGQKGIVFAAFMKLLIPFVIVIPGIIAFNLYSTEMRLAAVADTARSMALYYKANPQTRFVQVAEAPAPEQLASWPAGRYLLAIYPDEADIRQLRVQNPWVLPLAKERFEAVRPARYQIFTTEDHSWRAVHPELARELDEYNARVVQEARQAGQPVAVDKLIAFKYDTALAQLLGHVLPQGVGLVGFVMAALLGAVVSSLAAMLNAASTIFAMDVFKKFLAPQAPQERVVWVGRVSVVVFTAVAVLVAPQLGNPRISNSIFTIIQESQGFISPGILAVFVFGLIVRRGPAICGATGLVTNIVAYGALKWLVPDLQFLNRMAVCFGLCLLVMGLITAARPLPQPVEFKQQSAIALETSRGAKVAGLVVVLITLTLYAVFSPWGVAR, from the coding sequence ATGAGCGGCGGATTCCAAATCACCTGGTTGGACTTGACAATTTTCGTTCTCTTCGTCGTGGCCGTGGTCGGGGTGGGTCTCTGGAAAAGCCGCGATGAAAAGGGGAGTGAAGATTACTTCCTGGCCGGACGCGGCCTCCGGTGGTGGTTGATTGGATTTTCCCTGATCGCAGCGAACATTTCGACGGAGCAGTTCGTCGGAATGAGCGGCAACGCGGCCAGCCACGTGGGCCTGGCCATTGCCAGTTATGAGTGGATGGCCGCGATCACGCTGGTGGTGGTGGCGTTTGGGTTCCTCCCGTATTTCCTGCGCGCCGGCATCTACACCATGCCGGAGTTCCTGGAGTACCGTTACAACGCCGCCGCTCGCACCATCATGGCGGTGGCCACCATCTTCATCTACCTGCTTCTCCTGGGTTCGGTGACCTACTCGGGGGCATTGACCATCCAGACGTTGGCCGCCCAAGCCGGTTATCACCTGACCCTGGCGACGGGGGCCCTGATCATCGGGCTGATCGCCATGCTTTATGTGACGGCAGGTGGGCTGAAAGCCTGTGCCTGGGCCGACCTGATCCAGGGTAGCGCCCTGATCATCGGGGGCGCGGTAATCATGGTCTTTGCCTTTCAGAAGCTCGGGATGGTCACGGAGGCTGCCACAGTGGTCAGTCCGGAAACGGGTGCGGTGGCCATGGTGACTCTGAGCCCCGAAGCGGGACCGGTGGAAAGGTTCTGGGAACTCAACCGTCCGCGCATGAACATGTTTCTTCCCGCCACGGACAATGTCCTTCCGTGGACGGCGCTGCTCCTGGGGCTCTGGATTCCGAACTTCTATTACTGGGGGCTCAACCAGTACATCACCCAGAGGACATTGGGGTCGGCCTCGCTGGCCCAGGGACAGAAGGGCATCGTGTTCGCCGCCTTCATGAAGTTGTTGATTCCCTTCGTGATTGTCATCCCGGGGATCATTGCCTTCAACCTGTACAGCACGGAGATGCGACTTGCTGCGGTGGCCGACACGGCCAGGTCCATGGCCCTTTACTACAAGGCCAACCCGCAAACGCGGTTTGTGCAGGTGGCGGAGGCACCGGCGCCCGAGCAGCTCGCCTCCTGGCCGGCCGGCCGCTATCTGCTGGCCATTTATCCGGATGAAGCCGACATCCGCCAGCTCCGGGTTCAAAACCCGTGGGTGTTGCCGTTGGCGAAGGAGCGTTTTGAGGCCGTTCGACCGGCCCGGTACCAAATCTTCACCACGGAGGATCACTCGTGGCGGGCGGTTCATCCGGAGCTGGCCCGGGAGCTGGACGAATACAACGCCCGGGTGGTGCAGGAAGCCCGGCAGGCGGGCCAGCCAGTGGCCGTGGACAAGCTGATCGCGTTCAAGTACGACACCGCACTGGCGCAATTGCTCGGTCACGTCCTGCCCCAAGGGGTGGGCCTGGTGGGATTCGTCATGGCCGCGTTGCTGGGAGCGGTGGTCAGTTCGCTGGCGGCCATGCTCAATGCGGCTTCGACGATCTTCGCCATGGACGTTTTCAAGAAGTTCCTGGCCCCGCAGGCTCCGCAGGAAAGGGTTGTGTGGGTGGGTCGCGTGTCGGTGGTGGTCTTTACCGCCGTGGCGGTGCTGGTGGCCCCGCAGTTGGGCAATCCCAGGATCAGCAACAGCATTTTTACCATCATCCAGGAAAGCCAGGGATTCATCTCGCCCGGCATCCTGGCGGTGTTTGTGTTTGGTCTGATCGTGCGGCGCGGGCCGGCCATCTGCGGCGCGACGGGCCTGGTCACGAACATCGTGGCTTATGGAGCCTTGAAATGGCTGGTGCCCGACCTGCAGTTTCTCAATCGGATGGCGGTTTGCTTCGGCCTGTGTCTCTTGGTGATGGGGTTGATCACAGCCGCACGGCCCCTCCCGCAGCCGGTGGAGTTCAAACAACAGTCGGCCATTGCACTGGAGACTTCACGGGGCGCCAAGGTCGCGGGGCTGGTCGTGGTTTTGATCACCCTCACATTGTACGCGGTGTTCAGTCCATGGGGCGTGGCCCGCTGA
- a CDS encoding ComF family protein, which yields MKQAPAGLQDPDGADGFARGRTPRWVRWWEAWLGLFFPRVCQICLREPALPRWGWVGRRCRRHVRIVRPPWCDRCGLPIVGEATVRFECSNCRGLDLPFLFARAAVVAEGVVLEVIHRYKYQGALWFEPFLAGWLVHAAAASVREGGWDAIVPVPLHPVREREREFNQAVRLGRHLARATGLPLETDWVRRVRATQTQTLLSREERIRNVRNAFQVRTASEVRGRRVVLVDDVFTTGATTGACAEALRKAGAADICVWTVARGL from the coding sequence ATGAAACAGGCACCAGCCGGGCTGCAGGACCCTGACGGGGCAGATGGGTTCGCGAGGGGTCGGACCCCACGATGGGTTCGATGGTGGGAGGCGTGGCTCGGCTTGTTTTTTCCCCGCGTTTGTCAGATCTGCCTTCGCGAGCCGGCCCTGCCACGATGGGGCTGGGTGGGTCGGAGGTGCCGGCGGCATGTGCGAATCGTGCGACCGCCGTGGTGCGATCGGTGCGGGCTGCCGATTGTCGGCGAGGCGACCGTCCGTTTCGAATGCAGCAATTGTCGGGGATTGGACCTGCCATTCCTGTTCGCTCGTGCGGCGGTCGTGGCCGAGGGCGTGGTATTGGAGGTGATCCACCGCTACAAGTATCAGGGGGCGCTCTGGTTCGAACCGTTTTTGGCGGGTTGGCTGGTTCATGCGGCCGCGGCCTCCGTACGGGAAGGCGGCTGGGATGCAATTGTGCCGGTGCCGCTGCATCCGGTGCGCGAACGCGAGCGCGAATTCAACCAGGCGGTCCGGCTGGGCCGGCATCTGGCCCGGGCGACCGGTCTGCCGCTGGAAACCGACTGGGTGCGGCGCGTGCGCGCGACGCAAACCCAGACCTTGCTGAGCCGGGAGGAACGGATCCGCAACGTGCGCAACGCGTTCCAGGTCCGGACCGCATCGGAGGTCCGGGGTCGAAGGGTGGTGCTGGTGGATGACGTATTCACCACCGGGGCCACGACCGGGGCTTGTGCGGAGGCGTTGCGGAAGGCCGGAGCAGCCGACATCTGTGTCTGGACAGTTGCACGCGGTCTGTGA
- a CDS encoding galactose-1-epimerase, whose product MKNRGMSAAAVGSGRAGTTHAERKVETETFGRLPDGRVARLFTLRNRRGMVVKVTNYGTIVTELHVPDSRGRLADVVLGFDRLESYLAGHPYFGCTVGRVANRIAGARFVLDGQVFELPANEGRNCLHGGPIGFDKALWRARVVGPASVRFRHISPDGDQGFPGRLDVILTLTLTEDNALRFEYRARTDRPTPVNLTHHGYFNLAGQGTVLQHRLMIAADFYTPKRPDHVPTGEIRSVAGTPLDFREPTCIGARLDQLGEQPPGYDHNFVLRGDPEGWNHTEVWGGRPDCPAFCARVEEPHSGRVMEVWTTEPGVQLYTGNWLDGSLVGKGGWRYERHAGLCLETQHFPNAVNLPHFPGVILRPGRIYRQTTIYRFGTVDEGS is encoded by the coding sequence ATGAAGAATCGGGGAATGAGCGCTGCCGCGGTCGGTTCCGGCCGGGCGGGAACAACGCACGCTGAAAGGAAGGTGGAAACAGAGACGTTTGGCCGATTGCCGGATGGCCGCGTGGCCAGGTTGTTCACGTTGCGCAACCGGCGCGGTATGGTCGTCAAGGTCACCAACTACGGCACCATCGTGACCGAGTTGCACGTGCCCGACTCGCGAGGTCGGCTGGCCGACGTGGTTTTGGGGTTTGACCGGTTGGAGTCGTATCTGGCCGGCCATCCCTATTTCGGATGCACGGTGGGGCGCGTGGCCAACCGGATTGCCGGAGCCCGGTTTGTCCTGGACGGTCAGGTCTTCGAATTGCCGGCCAATGAGGGCCGCAATTGCCTGCATGGGGGGCCCATAGGATTTGACAAGGCACTCTGGCGGGCGCGGGTTGTCGGCCCGGCGTCGGTTCGCTTCCGCCACATCAGCCCGGATGGGGATCAGGGGTTTCCCGGAAGATTGGACGTGATCCTGACGCTCACCCTGACCGAGGACAACGCATTGCGGTTTGAGTACCGCGCCCGGACCGACCGGCCCACCCCTGTCAACCTGACGCACCACGGCTATTTCAATCTGGCAGGGCAGGGCACGGTGCTGCAGCACCGGCTGATGATCGCCGCGGATTTTTACACGCCCAAGCGGCCTGACCACGTGCCCACCGGCGAGATTCGGTCCGTGGCGGGCACCCCACTGGATTTCCGCGAACCGACCTGCATCGGGGCACGATTGGACCAGCTGGGTGAACAGCCCCCCGGGTATGACCATAACTTCGTCCTGCGGGGTGATCCCGAGGGTTGGAATCATACGGAGGTTTGGGGCGGCAGACCCGACTGCCCGGCCTTCTGCGCGAGGGTGGAAGAACCGCACAGTGGACGTGTGATGGAAGTGTGGACCACGGAGCCGGGCGTGCAATTGTACACCGGCAACTGGCTGGACGGCTCACTCGTGGGGAAGGGCGGCTGGCGATACGAACGCCACGCCGGACTGTGTCTGGAAACCCAGCACTTTCCGAATGCAGTGAACCTCCCACACTTCCCCGGCGTCATCCTCCGGCCGGGTCGGATCTACCGTCAAACCACAATTTATCGGTTTGGCACGGTGGACGAGGGCTCTTGA
- a CDS encoding glycoside hydrolase family 5 protein, translated as MKPTSLFTWILLGLCLAVPYAGADVFDQNKRLGRGVNILGYDPIWRDRARARFQERHFQLIRDAGFHSVRINLHPFRHMDRDRDWALRPEWWATLHWAVSNATARGLTVILDLHEFNAIGDDPDGHKDRFLSFWRQISAQSWPDTVYFELLNEPCKKLTPAMWNQWLREGLAIVRNRHPQRPVIIGPAFWNSVDHLEELDLPPEDRALILTVHYYKPMAFTHQGAAWTGQQDKVGIDWRGTEEEVNAIRQDFDKVADWARRRNLPVFLGEFGAYDRAPMDARVRYIRTVAREAEARGWSWAYWQFDGDFIVWDMQRDAWVQPILDALIPPAR; from the coding sequence ATGAAACCGACCAGCCTTTTCACGTGGATCCTGCTGGGTCTCTGCCTGGCCGTGCCCTACGCCGGGGCAGACGTGTTTGACCAGAACAAGCGCCTCGGCCGGGGCGTGAACATCCTGGGTTACGACCCCATCTGGCGGGACCGCGCCCGCGCCCGCTTCCAGGAACGTCACTTCCAGTTGATCCGCGACGCCGGATTTCACTCCGTGCGGATCAACCTGCATCCGTTTCGGCACATGGACCGCGACCGTGACTGGGCCCTGCGCCCGGAATGGTGGGCCACCTTGCACTGGGCCGTCAGCAACGCCACCGCCCGGGGCCTGACCGTGATCCTCGACCTTCACGAATTCAACGCCATCGGAGACGATCCCGATGGACACAAGGACCGGTTTTTGTCCTTCTGGCGCCAGATCAGCGCGCAATCGTGGCCGGACACCGTTTATTTCGAGCTGCTGAACGAGCCGTGCAAAAAGCTGACACCTGCAATGTGGAACCAGTGGTTGCGCGAAGGGCTGGCCATCGTCCGGAACCGGCATCCACAGCGCCCGGTCATCATCGGACCGGCGTTTTGGAACTCCGTGGACCATTTGGAGGAACTCGACCTTCCCCCGGAAGACCGCGCCCTCATCCTGACCGTCCATTATTACAAGCCCATGGCGTTCACCCATCAGGGGGCCGCCTGGACAGGTCAACAGGACAAGGTCGGCATCGACTGGCGCGGCACGGAGGAGGAGGTGAACGCCATCCGACAGGACTTCGACAAGGTCGCCGACTGGGCGCGACGCCGCAACCTTCCTGTGTTCCTGGGCGAATTTGGCGCGTACGACCGCGCCCCGATGGACGCACGGGTTCGATACATTCGCACCGTGGCACGAGAGGCGGAAGCCCGGGGATGGAGTTGGGCGTATTGGCAGTTCGACGGAGACTTCATCGTATGGGACATGCAGCGCGATGCGTGGGTTCAACCGATCCTGGACGCCCTGATCCCGCCCGCGCGCTGA
- a CDS encoding YhjD/YihY/BrkB family envelope integrity protein, with protein sequence MRSPEGRGARQTVWYRHLWRAWQGEVGEADARESLGWRALRFCGAVLRDFNRNRGFVRAAALSYATLLSLVPLLALVLGVTSTVLKGRTEAQIEAFVDRLVQVVVPPAAPTNLPPALQAEFWIHEMHAQWWAPGLTLALPTRPPGSDSDPGNTNGPVPTGTGPAAAAEKPTVQASVVPQQDLRRVVAARLREFIQHTRSAELGVSGSIGLLLMAILLLARVENTMNDIWGVPEGRPWFMRVVLYWACLTLAPLLIVGAVALASGPYWETPREWLLRTPVVGELVFRALPLLMLWVLFMGLYRLVPNTHVEWSAALVGGAFAASLWHLNNLLNVLYVSRVVTNFKIYGSLGLVPVFMVGLYVAWVIVLLGAQVAYTWQHRAHVLQGSLVGALDQRGRELLALRVMALVGRAFQQAEPPPSVDDLARASGAVPRICSEVLDQLKRAGLILELAGTEPAYVPARPLETITLHDVLRALRSGNGSEWTSIRPDPTHEVWSEYERVLAAEEQVASAVTLRELVARMGSRPVLMPGATRQLEDGAAMHPPNQTGFPAAEHAASVSVDPADAGPEPTHDAREVQPAASEKPNPRPAAPSEPDFPL encoded by the coding sequence GTGCGAAGCCCGGAGGGAAGAGGCGCCCGGCAGACGGTCTGGTACCGGCACCTGTGGCGGGCGTGGCAAGGCGAAGTCGGGGAGGCCGACGCCCGGGAGTCTCTCGGTTGGCGGGCGCTGCGGTTTTGCGGCGCCGTGCTGCGTGACTTCAACCGCAACCGGGGATTTGTCCGGGCGGCCGCGCTGTCCTACGCCACATTGCTTTCGCTGGTTCCCTTGTTGGCACTGGTCCTCGGGGTGACCAGCACCGTGCTGAAAGGCCGAACCGAAGCCCAGATCGAGGCCTTTGTGGACCGGCTGGTCCAGGTGGTCGTTCCTCCTGCCGCGCCCACCAACCTGCCGCCGGCCCTGCAGGCCGAGTTCTGGATTCACGAGATGCACGCACAGTGGTGGGCACCGGGACTGACCCTTGCGCTGCCCACCAGGCCGCCCGGCTCGGACTCGGATCCCGGGAACACCAACGGGCCGGTGCCGACCGGCACCGGACCCGCCGCCGCAGCCGAAAAGCCAACGGTTCAAGCGTCAGTTGTCCCACAGCAGGATCTGCGGCGGGTGGTGGCCGCGCGACTGCGCGAATTCATCCAGCACACGCGCAGTGCCGAGCTGGGCGTCAGCGGCAGCATCGGCCTGCTGCTCATGGCCATTCTTCTTCTGGCACGGGTGGAAAACACCATGAACGATATCTGGGGCGTGCCCGAGGGGCGCCCGTGGTTCATGCGGGTGGTGCTGTACTGGGCCTGCCTGACGCTGGCGCCGCTGCTGATCGTGGGGGCGGTGGCCCTGGCATCCGGTCCGTATTGGGAAACCCCCAGGGAATGGCTGTTGCGGACGCCGGTGGTGGGCGAGCTTGTTTTCCGCGCGCTTCCATTGCTGATGCTCTGGGTTTTATTCATGGGGCTGTATCGTCTGGTACCCAACACTCATGTGGAGTGGTCCGCCGCCCTGGTCGGTGGCGCTTTTGCCGCCTCGCTCTGGCACCTGAACAACCTGCTGAATGTGCTCTACGTCTCACGGGTGGTGACCAACTTCAAAATCTACGGCAGCCTCGGCCTGGTGCCCGTGTTCATGGTCGGGCTGTATGTGGCGTGGGTGATCGTGCTGTTGGGCGCCCAGGTCGCCTACACATGGCAGCACCGCGCACACGTGTTGCAGGGCAGCCTGGTGGGAGCGCTGGATCAACGCGGCCGCGAGTTGTTGGCGCTGCGGGTGATGGCCCTGGTTGGCCGCGCCTTCCAACAAGCCGAGCCTCCACCATCGGTGGATGACCTTGCCCGCGCCTCCGGAGCCGTCCCGCGAATCTGCAGCGAGGTCCTGGACCAGCTCAAACGCGCCGGATTGATCCTGGAGCTGGCGGGTACAGAACCCGCGTACGTCCCCGCGCGCCCCCTCGAGACCATCACACTCCACGATGTGTTGCGCGCGCTTCGGTCCGGCAACGGGTCGGAGTGGACATCGATCCGGCCCGATCCGACCCACGAGGTGTGGAGCGAGTACGAACGCGTTCTGGCCGCCGAAGAACAGGTGGCCTCCGCCGTGACCCTGCGGGAGCTGGTCGCACGCATGGGTTCCCGGCCGGTACTGATGCCCGGTGCCACCCGCCAGCTGGAGGATGGCGCAGCCATGCACCCGCCGAATCAGACCGGTTTCCCCGCTGCAGAACACGCGGCCTCCGTCTCTGTGGATCCTGCCGATGCCGGGCCCGAGCCCACGCACGACGCCCGCGAGGTTCAACCTGCGGCCTCCGAAAAACCAAACCCGCGCCCTGCCGCTCCTTCCGAGCCGGACTTCCCCCTTTAG
- the galK gene encoding galactokinase, with product MHWDQLLAEANAAFQARYGSRPRWTAVAPGRVNLIGEHTDYNDGFVFPMALERYTVALGAPRPDDRIQIASLEAAPSVDVAAHGPLEPGPRGFWGNYSLGVLAGFRERVQRLPGMNVLVHSSVPLGGGLSSSAALEVAMATLLEAALGVRLDPVEKALLCQQAEHRFAGMPCGIMDQFIAVLGRANHALLLDCRSRWYEHVPMEDPNVSVLIINTQVKHELTGSEYPTRRKQCETAAAALGVPSLRDATREQLEGARSRLDPVVYRRARHVIGEIERTLQAAEAFRQGDWVRAGQLMYASHASLRDDYEVSCQELDLVVELAQQLGLEAGVYGCRMTGGGFGGCAVALVRTDAVAAVQTHIHDAYKRRTGIEPMLFVSRPGEGARIVS from the coding sequence ATGCACTGGGACCAGTTGTTGGCAGAAGCGAACGCGGCGTTTCAGGCCCGATACGGCAGCCGGCCCCGATGGACGGCGGTTGCACCGGGCCGGGTCAATCTGATCGGGGAACACACGGATTACAATGACGGGTTCGTGTTTCCGATGGCGTTGGAGCGGTACACCGTGGCGCTGGGGGCTCCCCGCCCTGATGACCGTATCCAGATCGCCAGTCTGGAAGCAGCTCCATCGGTGGACGTGGCGGCCCATGGCCCGCTGGAACCCGGACCGCGCGGTTTTTGGGGCAACTATTCCCTGGGTGTTCTGGCCGGGTTCCGCGAGAGGGTGCAACGCCTGCCGGGCATGAACGTGTTGGTGCACTCCTCCGTGCCACTGGGCGGCGGGTTGTCCAGCAGCGCGGCCCTGGAGGTGGCGATGGCCACACTGTTGGAGGCCGCTCTCGGTGTCCGACTCGATCCCGTGGAAAAGGCGCTGCTGTGTCAACAGGCGGAGCACCGCTTCGCCGGTATGCCCTGCGGAATCATGGACCAGTTCATCGCGGTGTTGGGACGCGCCAATCACGCGCTGCTGCTGGACTGCCGGAGTCGCTGGTACGAACACGTGCCGATGGAGGACCCGAACGTGTCCGTCCTGATCATCAACACACAGGTTAAACACGAGTTGACCGGCAGTGAGTATCCCACGCGTCGCAAACAGTGTGAAACGGCCGCCGCCGCGCTGGGTGTGCCGTCCCTGCGCGATGCCACCCGCGAGCAGCTTGAAGGCGCACGGTCACGTTTGGATCCGGTGGTCTACCGGCGCGCCCGGCACGTCATCGGCGAAATCGAACGTACGCTCCAGGCGGCCGAGGCATTCCGTCAGGGCGACTGGGTTCGCGCCGGCCAATTGATGTACGCCAGCCACGCCTCCCTGCGTGACGATTACGAGGTGAGTTGTCAGGAGCTGGACCTGGTGGTGGAACTCGCGCAACAGCTCGGCTTGGAGGCGGGGGTTTACGGCTGCCGGATGACCGGGGGCGGCTTTGGCGGGTGCGCCGTGGCCCTGGTGCGGACCGATGCGGTGGCGGCTGTGCAAACGCACATCCACGACGCATACAAACGGCGCACCGG